CTTGAAGGATAGTTTCTTTTCTACTCTTTCTACTTTTAAAATATTCTTCTTCCCTAAAATTTAATTCATTTTTTTTATCGTTGCATAATTTTCCGAGGGTGCTATCAACAATAAATTTTGTTATATATTTTGGTGTATAAAATACCCCGTCATTTTTTCTTTTACTTTTCTGTTTATCAAATTGTCCACCGATAATCTCTGCATTTATACTCTCTATTTCATTTAAAGAATTTTCAAAAATATGACCTAAAATATTTACATCAACTTGACTTCTAAAATTGTATTCTGATAATTTTAAAGTATACTTATCAAGTAAATCATCATCTATTTCTAAGTATTCCAAAATAAAGTCAGGCTTGAATAATCCACCATTGTAAGCAAAAACTTCATCTTTTCCATCAGTTTGTTTTCTTCCTTTGTCTAAATAGTCAAAAAAAAGTTTAAACCTATCATAAAGGCTAACTTTAGCATCTAATTCCTTTAACTTATTCCAATCGTTTACAATCTTCTTCGTTGTATTAGGTAATAAAAGCCCTCTATCTTCGGCAAAAAAAATGAATAAAAAACGGTCTATTAGTTTTTGAGATTTTTTAAATAATGAAAGCTTTAAATTCTTTTCAAAACTTGAAAACTCTAATTCAAATTCTTTGTCAAATACTTCTCGATTTTCTTCTCTGAAATGTTTGAATCGTTTAGTATTTCGTTTTACCAAATCTCTAAACAATTCTCTCTTAAATAGTGAATAATCATCGTAGAATCTCTTTGTTATTTTTTTCTCTTCTGTAATTGAATCTTGCATCAAACGCAATGGAATATTATTAAATACATTGCTCTTAGCTAAACACAAATACATAATCGAGAATCTTTCTTCCGTTAGCGAAAAAAGATTAAATTCTTCATATTCAGTAGCATCATTAATATAAAATCTTAACTTCTCAAAATTCGATGTGATTATATATGTACATCCTTTTTGATTTGACTTATAATCAAAAGCCTGTTTCCTTATACTCTCTAAGTCTTTTGTTTTGGTTCCTTTTAGCTCAATTACTCCAATTGCAGCACCATTTTTAATAATTGCTCCATCTGCTTTACCGGCATTTTTTTGATTTTTAAACTCAGTAGTAAGATTGAAACTTGGATTAGGATTAATTACATATCCTAACACATTTACAAATAATTCAGTCAAAAAAATTGCTTGGAATTGCTCTTCTTTTGACCTTTTAATGTTTTCCTGAATTTTAGCGTTAAGAAAGTATTTAGCATATTTCTTATATGCTTTAGCAATTACTTCATTATCTTGAAGTTTGAGATAACTAATAAGTACAGATTCCTGATATAAAGACATTAATTCTATATGTTGAAATTATATTATAAAGTGTCAATTCCTAATGCTCTGAAAAATGTATGATGCCTTTTTTCTGAAAAATCTAACATTTGCTCATAAGTCATTACTTCTATATGCATATTTAGGTCGGGATTTATTTTATATAAATGACCGTGAGCAGTTTTCTTAAATCCGTTCCATTTACAATTATGCTCAATATTATCTTTATTTAGTTCACAAATTACATATCCAAATTTTGGTGTATCATCCTCAATATTTAAAAGAGTTCCTTTTTTACTTCTCGCCTTACTACTCATTAAATCTTGGAAATACTTTAAAATTAATTCATCCAAATTCAATTTGTTACTAATTTCTTTTCCTGGCTTTTTAAACTCAAAAACAACTAAGGAATTGATTTTATCAATATTATCAGAGTAAGCCCAAGGCACATCATAAATTAAAACATCAGGCTCCTTATTTCCTTCACTTTCGAGATTTTTATTACTTTTAGTTTTTATATCTGATGATGTGTGAGTATGGAAAGTAAATCTTTCATCTAACAACCATAAATTATGGTATTCAATGGGCATATTATCTGTTTCAGCACCCATCGTAAAAATGATATTATGCAAATCTTCTTCAAGCATAAAATTACCATCTTCTCTCCATTGAATATATTTTTGAAATAATTTAATGACTGATTTTCTTTTAATCATTAAATCGGCAAGTTTGTCTTTAGAAAATGCTGCTTCTTCTTTTAAAATATTATTTACGATGTTTCCAAATTCTTCTTTATCGTATTCTTTCTTTTTGAAAACTCTTTCAAAAATCTTCTCTCTTTTTTGCTCTAACTTAAATTCTTTCTCGTGCAATCTTGCTTCTAATGTTTCATCAGATGCGTTAATTGGAATATCTGAAAACGCATCTTTAACATTTAATAAATGCCTGTATCTTAATCGTGGTTTACTTGGATTGAGTATATATTTTTCTATTCTTTGACTTTTTTCTTTTTCAGCTTCTTGAATATGCTCAGAGTAGTTTGCTCTTACGCTTTCGGAAATATCTTTGAATAATTCATCTAAAGAAACCTCATCATAATCATTTTTCTTAGCAGAGTTTTCAGGAAGCATAAACTTATTCCTTTGCGGATGGTTTTTTCTGTCTAAAAAATCGCTTTCAACATATATTGATAAATGATATTTTCTCTCATCTTTATGAAGTTCTTTAAATGAAGGCAAGTAATTTGTTAGAGATTGCTTTTTACCAACTTCTCTTTTATTAGCGCATAAATGTATAGAATGGGAATGTACGCCGTCATAATTTCTTATGTAACTCAGATTAAAGGTTTCCGGCACATTTTCAATTTTTATGTCTTTTTCGATTTTTTCAATCTCTATAACAGACTTATATATATCGTTTAAGACTATGGCATTGCTAATATCATCTTCTTCGTGCAATATTCTTATAGTTGGTGAGTTTTTAGAATCGATAAAAAATAATAAACAATGTTGAATAATACTATCTGCTATATCCTTAATTTTGATTTCAGATTTTTTGGCAAATTCATAATATTCAGGCAAAAAATTATTTAGTTTTATGATTGTACTGTTTTTAAAGTTAGAGTTATAATCCTTTACTTGTTCAGGATATTTTTGTAACCCTGTGACATTATCAAATCTATATTTTCGCTGATAACAATTATTATCACTTTGAAAAGAGCTATCAATATCCATACTTCCAAAACAAGCTAAAACGGTATACCTTCCCATTCCTTTTCCACCTTTTTCATAATTGAAATTTGTAAAAGGGGTGCTAAATGCTGTTTCTCGTTTATTAGTGAAACCAACGCCGTTATCAATTATCGTGAAACCGGAAATTGGATGATACTCCTCTTCATTTTCTTCTAAATTAAGTTTGGCTTGAAAATTTCTATGGACTTTAACTATAATTGAGCCATTATCAGATGGGTTAATTCTATCCTCAATACTCTGTATTGCGTTGACAATTACTTCGTGTAAGGGCAATAAAAATTCATCCGGTTTAATATCAATACTATTTATAAGTCCTTTATAATTAACTTTCTGCTCTAATATTTCCAAACCTTCCATAATTTTTAGAATTTTTTCAAATGTAATCAAAATACATTTCAAATTCTCATTCATAAAAAGTGTTTTCCCTGATAATTTATTACATTATCGCTTAGAATGGAAATAGCTTTATTGAGAGTTAATATCAATACAGTTTGATAATATAGCAGTAAGTTGAGGTTTTGGTTTGTAACCGGTTAATACCTCAGTTGTTGTTGTATTTTGCCAATCGAAGCAATTCCCATTCCTGATAATTAGTAACCGGTTGAGGTTCTTTAACTATTACCTCAGCTTTCTTTTCAGCGTTGAATCCAAAACGCTCAAAAATGCGGATGCCTTTCATAGCAGTTAGAATATTATCAAAAGCTGAAACATAGATTTGATAGGAAGCATTTTCACCTTTTTTCTTTATATCCAGCTCAGTAAATATTTTACTTCCATATTTTATAATCTCTATCAACCCTGTTTCAGCGTTGAAAATTTCTCTCATATCCTGTGCCTGTCTTTTTGCAAATTTTGGTGTCCATAGTTTTAGCCAATCCTGAATCAATATTTCCGCCATTTTCTTATTGGCAACGATAAGGTGTAAATGAGGATTATAAGTCTTTTTTGCCGGATTGAAATTACACTCCAATGATTTAACGCCAATCAGCTTAATTCCATTTCCTCTCAGATAGTTCTTTTTATGCCTGTCTTTTATCCGTTGGAATCCCTGCATAACTTTTTTGACCATTACCCTTAACCTTGCAGCTGAACAGGCTTTGACAGTTAACGTTACAAAACAAGGCTCATCCCATTGCTCAATGATCGGATAATATTTGTTTATGATTTCGGCTTTCCTGATGCTGCAACAAAGGGTGCAAAATCTATTTTTGCAATAGTTGCCATACAAACGACCATCAACACTTGTAACTCGGTTTTGGCAATAATAACTGTTCCAATAACTTTTCTGCTTTTCATTATCGCCTTTTTCTTTTGCTACATCCATAAGGCTTAGCATCATACTTTGTGTGATAAATTTGCGTTTTGCCCTTCCTTTCAAAGTCTCATCATTGCTGAGGTCAGAGCCATTTCCTGAAATAAAAATAGGCTTTTGTCCCGTTTTATTTGTCCCGTTTTGTCCTAATGTATTTAAATTCTACTATTCGAGTTTCGATATAGACATTACGGGTTTCATAAACATAAGTGATGTTATAAATTTATTTTTAAGCGATTCTATTTCTATTTGCATTTCATTATTAGCACCAATTTTTGCAATAATAAATAATTTAGTTCCAGATGATGAAAAAGAAATTAATGAGAAAAAAATAAGAGAAGAGGAAAGAACAAAAGTTTTAAAAAAAGCTGGCAACGATTTTGGAAAAATGTTAGATAAACTGCCAAATTATAGTGGAGAAACAAAAGAAAATCAAGAAATCCCAATTACTAAACAAAAATACACATATTACAGTTTGATTGTTACAATTGTTTTATTTTCTGTATTAATCTATATGCTCAACCTAAAACAGAATTTAACAATAATAGCACTTTATTTGCCTTTTGCTACTCTTATTCCAATTTGTGTAATTAAAAGTTTTGATAATACTAAATATGAAATAAGAAAATACTACTTTGAAATATTGTTTACGTTTGGATTAATTGGAATATTCACAATCAATATATACAGTGAGTATTTTAAAGTAATGAATAATTTAAAATATAAGGAAATTTGTTTTGAAACCGAAGAAGAAACTTTACAATTTAATTCTAATCAAATTTTTATCGGCAATACCGAAAAATATTATTTTTTCAGAGACTTAAAGAATGAAGAAAATGTAATAATTAATAGTGATCAGATAAAAAAATTGTATTTGTAAAAAAATAAGCACATCGCACAACAGCGGTTTTAAGAAATTGGGTTTGAGTGTTTAATGAAACGGTCTTTTTGTATATTTGACTTCAGTCTTGGTGGAAAGGTATGGGGATAAAAATCCTCAACTTCTTAAATCCGAAGGACGTTAATAGTAAGCTTTGAAAAACTAAACCTAATCAAAATGAATCATTTCGAATTTTATAAATACATTTATGATAGAGAATTGAATAGACGTTCAAAATTAGATGATTCTATAAATCCGATTGTTGGTATAATTTCTTTATTAATAGGTTTTGTTTCGTTTATATTTTCAAATAAAAAATATTTTAAACATATTGAATGTAATATAACTTTATGGATATTTTTTATTATATCTATACTTTTAATTGGAATTAGCATTTTCTTTCTTATAAAATCATATAATAATTATTTAAGAGGATTTAACTATCCAAATTTTGCTTATCTAAAACAAATTAGAGAATTCCAAATTATAACTATTCCAAATTATAACGAAAAAGTAGAAGAAAACATGAAGATAAATTTTGATGACGATTTAATTGAAAGATTGATAATTATTACTGATGAAAATACCAAAATAAACGACACACGTTCATATAATTTGTATCTATCAAAAACCTTTATTATTTTAACTTTAATATCATTATTCATAATTTCTATAATATTAATCACTAAAAATACTCAATTATGTTAGACGAAGAAAAACCAGAAAACCAACCTTTAGAAAGACCAAGTTTTCCAGAAGACAGAAGAGAAAAATCTGAAGACCAAACTCCTTTGCCGAAAGATTAAGCAGTTTGACAAAATGGCGGGTTTTAGGCTTAATTTAAAGTTAACTTTGTACTTTTAAAGTCTGTGTTTAACCGAAAACTTTAGGCTTCCTTAATCCACCACTACGTCAAGCCCTGAAACGTTATAAATAATTAGCCTATACTAATCTATTTCCAATCACCCAACCCCTATCAAAATACAACAAAAGCGGCATCAGGTGTTCGACTGTGATACCTCACGGCCCGCAGCTTTATAAAAGCCTTGATAACCTTATCAGGGCTTTTTTTGTCGTTCATGATAGACAGGATTAT
This region of Flavobacterium inviolabile genomic DNA includes:
- a CDS encoding protein rep, with the translated sequence MDVAKEKGDNEKQKSYWNSYYCQNRVTSVDGRLYGNYCKNRFCTLCCSIRKAEIINKYYPIIEQWDEPCFVTLTVKACSAARLRVMVKKVMQGFQRIKDRHKKNYLRGNGIKLIGVKSLECNFNPAKKTYNPHLHLIVANKKMAEILIQDWLKLWTPKFAKRQAQDMREIFNAETGLIEIIKYGSKIFTELDIKKKGENASYQIYVSAFDNILTAMKGIRIFERFGFNAEKKAEVIVKEPQPVTNYQEWELLRLAKYNNN